Proteins encoded in a region of the Falco biarmicus isolate bFalBia1 chromosome W, bFalBia1.pri, whole genome shotgun sequence genome:
- the LOC130142090 gene encoding LOW QUALITY PROTEIN: uncharacterized protein LOC130142090 (The sequence of the model RefSeq protein was modified relative to this genomic sequence to represent the inferred CDS: inserted 1 base in 1 codon; substituted 1 base at 1 genomic stop codon), which produces MAEKADKQDPLLMKDRDMFYTFLAKYGARPSVPREDWAQDNWANLQNVVDQVTSLQTEVKVRSGKGKTIVCAILGASLVAAIEDRLRKHSNENKIIESLENLVKVLQKVNYDLEQQLEKEREENRLLKTTLKAKCSKDTEVLSVIELEVEEKGIXQINPIYPQKELEEARKCFVENPQVRPLIKTEYTYLKEDDDDPHITTKEIPYTATELTKLKREYGRLPKESETEYVWRVSLTGGDQIQLSEKEAGGYWGHRVFLTTGDKRAPWSLTQRAAYWAGGLNPLDREDPLAITGTADQFLESVHKAACXQMIHERQLIPGCESLMMLPVNPKIMTPLIRGLPESLKPTGVSLQRTIVSMGPVERLEGFIRSQRNETPDSVSSHHTTSASSNKRIWTWGQVAQELIDYSRKYGPVKIPEEKSRGICQIEVEDLPLPTSKTVAAADVLRKEHPHHKTGKGGQSMTRQQWWLLGIKMGVPRDIMDGLPFDKLSKVVLKWHNPKQPSHTQGRKKISPDTPSTAPAEKAVSHEQGS; this is translated from the exons ATGGCCGAAAAGGCTGATAAACAAGATCCTTTGTTAATGAAAGATCGGGACATGTTTTACACATTTCTGGCAAAGTATGGGGCTCGACCCTCTGTACCCAGAGAAGATTGGGCTCAAGATAATTGGGCAAACTTGCAGAATGTAGTGGACCAAGTGACCTCTTTACAGACTGAAGTTAAAGTTAGATCAGGTAAGGGCAAAACTATAGTCTGTGCCATTTTAGGAGCCAGCCTGGTCGCAGCAATCGAAGATCGCCTTAGAAAACAtagcaatgaaaacaaaattatagaaTCCCTTGAAAATTTGGTGAAAGTTCTGCAAAAAGTGAATTATGACTTAGAACAACaattagagaaagaaagggaagaaaaccgCTTGTTAAAAACCACTCTGAAGGCAAAATGCTCTAAAGACACTGAAGTCCTGAGTGTAATAGAGCTGGAAGTAGAGGAAAAGGGTATTTGACAAATAAACCCAATATACCCTCAGAAGGAGTTGGAAGAGGcgagaaaatgttttgtggaaAACCCTCAAGTGAGACccttaattaaaacagaatatacTTATCTGAAGGAGGACGATGATGATCCTCACATTACAACCAAAGAGATACCATATACTGCCACTGAGCTAACCAAACTGAAAAGAGAGTATGGGCGCCTTCCTAAAGAATCCGAAACGGAGTACGTGTGGCGCGTATCCCTAACTGGGGGGGACCAAATTCAATTAAGTGAAAAGGAAGCTGGTGGCTATTGGGGTCACAGAGTTTTCTTGACAACAGGAGATAAACGTGCCCCATGGTCCCTAACCCAGCGAGCTGCTTATTGGGCTGGAGGATTGAACCCTTTGGACAGAGAGGATCCCCTGGCAATCACTGGCACAGCTGATCAATTTTTAGAAAGTGTACACAAAGCAGCCT TACAAATGATACATGAAAGACAATTAATTCCCGGATGTGAATCCCTAATGATGCTGCCGGTGAATCCCAAAATCATGACCCCCTTGATAAGGGGACTTCCAGAGTCACTCAAACCTACGGGGGTTAGCCTTCAAAGGACCATCGTGTCGATGGGCCCTGTAGAAAGGCTGGAAGGTTTTATTAGAAGCCAGAGAAATGAAACACCGGATTCAGTTTCTTCCCACCATACGACCTCAGCATCAAGTAATAAAAGGATATGGACCTGGGGGCAAGTAGCACAAGAATTGATAGATTATAGTAGGAAATATGGTCCTGTAAAAATCCCAGAGGAAAAGTCGAGGGGAATCTGCCAAATAGAAGTTGAGGATTTGCCCCTCCCCACCAGTAAAACTGTAGCTGCCGCTGATGTCCTGAGAAAGGAGCATCCGCACCATAAAACAGGAAAGGGAGGACAGTCCATGACTCGACAACAGTGGTGGCTTTTGGGAATTAAAATGGGAGTCCCCAGGGATATAATGGATGGCTTACCCTTTGATAAATTGAGCAAGGTAGTTTTGAAGTGGCATAATCCAAAACAACCCTCTCATAcacagggcaggaaaaaaatatcacccGATACACCCTCAACTGCCCCCGCTGAGAAAGCTGTTTCCCATGAGCAGGGAAGCTAG